A genomic stretch from Edaphobacter aggregans includes:
- a CDS encoding ArnT family glycosyltransferase: MSRRRLQMGVSVTAALALGFGLRLWFIVHTARIAGDSLIYGDIAKTWMQTGVYGFGEAGGGALPTLIRLPGYPMFLVVCFRLFGVEHYTAVMYAQGVADLVTCLLVGALAGRLFGRRAGLAALWLAVLCPFTASYVAYPLAETLTLTCVALAFYGLERWRAAGLGFNRWLWVVVAALAYSVLLRPEQGLLAAAVVPAMLWLVLRSPARREGVTRAAAPVLVAAACVVLPLLPWAVRNWRAFHVVQPLAPRYATDPGELVPLGFQHWFKTWGIEFASTEDVYWNYDGAAVDLNDIPTRAFDTDNQYARTAALIEEYDRTARANQAFDDRFEELAQERVKNDPLRYYVALPVARVMDMILRPRVEMFEIELEWWRWRDHPKQTIFAGTYAVLNLGYFVLAGVGLWRWRRRGWDGNKGLAFSMIGFIVLRTLLLLTLDNSEPRYTLEFFPVLMVWAGAVFSDFG, from the coding sequence ATGTCCCGAAGACGACTGCAGATGGGAGTGTCCGTGACGGCGGCACTGGCGCTTGGGTTTGGCCTGCGTCTGTGGTTCATTGTGCACACGGCGCGAATTGCTGGAGATTCATTGATTTACGGTGATATTGCGAAGACGTGGATGCAGACGGGGGTGTATGGGTTCGGGGAGGCAGGTGGGGGGGCTTTACCTACACTGATCCGGCTGCCGGGGTATCCGATGTTCCTGGTGGTTTGCTTCCGGCTGTTCGGGGTGGAGCACTATACCGCGGTGATGTATGCCCAGGGCGTCGCGGACCTGGTGACTTGCCTGCTTGTGGGGGCGTTGGCTGGGAGGCTATTTGGCCGTCGGGCGGGGTTGGCGGCGCTCTGGCTGGCGGTGTTGTGTCCGTTTACGGCTAGCTATGTGGCTTATCCGCTGGCTGAGACGCTGACCCTGACCTGCGTGGCGCTGGCGTTCTATGGGCTGGAACGGTGGCGTGCGGCGGGGCTGGGCTTCAACCGGTGGCTTTGGGTGGTGGTGGCGGCGTTGGCTTACTCGGTGCTGCTAAGGCCGGAGCAGGGACTGCTTGCTGCGGCGGTTGTTCCGGCGATGCTTTGGCTGGTACTGCGGTCGCCTGCTCGGCGCGAGGGGGTGACTCGGGCGGCTGCTCCGGTGCTCGTGGCTGCGGCTTGTGTGGTGCTTCCGTTGCTGCCGTGGGCGGTGCGGAACTGGCGGGCGTTTCATGTGGTGCAGCCGTTGGCTCCGCGGTATGCGACTGATCCGGGCGAGCTGGTTCCACTGGGCTTTCAGCACTGGTTCAAGACGTGGGGGATCGAGTTTGCCTCGACCGAGGATGTGTACTGGAATTACGACGGTGCTGCGGTCGATCTGAACGACATTCCGACGAGGGCGTTTGATACCGACAATCAGTATGCGCGAACGGCGGCGCTGATTGAGGAGTACGACCGGACGGCCAGGGCAAACCAGGCTTTCGATGATCGGTTTGAGGAACTGGCGCAGGAGCGGGTTAAAAATGATCCGTTGCGTTACTACGTTGCGCTGCCGGTGGCCCGGGTGATGGATATGATCCTTCGACCGCGGGTGGAGATGTTCGAGATTGAGCTGGAGTGGTGGCGGTGGCGGGATCATCCGAAACAGACGATCTTTGCGGGTACTTATGCTGTGCTCAACCTTGGTTATTTTGTGTTGGCCGGCGTTGGGCTTTGGCGGTGGCGTCGGCGAGGGTGGGACGGGAATAAAGGGCTGGCGTTCTCGATGATCGGTTTTATTGTGCTGCGGACTTTGTTGCTGCTGACGCTCGATAACTCGGAGCCCCGGTATACGTTGGAGTTTTTTCCGGTGCTGATGGTCTGGGCTGGGGCTGTGTTTTCGGACTTCGGTTGA
- a CDS encoding VOC family protein, translating to MPFTPFHIAFPVDDLDAARAFYGTTLGCPEGRSSAQWIDFDLFGHQIVAHLKLSAKTDAHHNPVDGHDVPVPHFGVVLPMATWEALADRLRNAGITFIIEPYIRFKGEVGEQATMFFLDPAGNALEFKAFADISQLFAK from the coding sequence ATGCCTTTCACCCCCTTTCACATCGCCTTCCCCGTCGACGACCTCGATGCCGCCCGAGCCTTCTACGGAACGACTCTAGGCTGTCCCGAAGGCCGCAGCTCCGCCCAGTGGATTGACTTCGACCTCTTCGGTCACCAGATCGTCGCCCACCTGAAGCTCTCCGCAAAAACCGACGCCCACCACAACCCTGTCGACGGCCACGATGTCCCTGTCCCCCACTTCGGAGTCGTTCTCCCCATGGCGACATGGGAGGCCCTTGCCGATCGCCTGCGCAACGCAGGAATCACCTTCATCATCGAGCCCTACATCCGCTTCAAAGGCGAAGTCGGCGAACAGGCCACCATGTTCTTCCTCGACCCGGCCGGAAACGCCCTTGAATTCAAAGCCTTCGCGGACATCAGCCAGCTCTTCGCAAAATAA
- the pruA gene encoding L-glutamate gamma-semialdehyde dehydrogenase: MATLELTPSIPVRTAQTPFTNEPFIDFADPENKRAMQAALLDVESHLNHEYDLIIGGRRLKTKEKIVSTNPARPSQVIGIHQRAEAEHAEEAIQAAQAAFATWSRTPLAERAALLFRAADLIRERKFEFCAWLTLEVGKNWAEADADVGETIDFLEFYGREALRLDQATTPIQFPGERNQLRYIPLGIGAVIPPWNFPFAIMAGMTAASIVCGNTVILKPSVDAPTIAARFMSLLEEVGLPDGVVNLCVGEGPGFGSEVVAHPQTRFIAFTGSKAVGLEIHERAAKTQPGQVFIKRTILEMGGKDSIIVDGDCDVDAAIEGVVASAFGFNGQKCSACSRAIVDAAIYDIFCDRLQARVATIKTGDPAENVYTGPVISERSYKKVLGYIEIGKSEGRLLNGGHAIETPDGGYYIAPTVIADVAPTARIAQEEIFGPVLAVIKSTSFDEALAIANNTEYGLTGAIYSSSREKLDRAREEFHVGNLYLNRKCTGAMVGAHPFGGFNMSGTDSKAGGPDYLLLFTQAKSIAEKVGMASPAQEKQSDLMGM, from the coding sequence ATGGCTACTCTTGAACTGACTCCGTCCATCCCCGTGCGCACCGCGCAGACGCCCTTCACCAACGAGCCCTTCATCGACTTCGCAGATCCCGAAAACAAGCGGGCCATGCAGGCCGCTCTGTTGGATGTGGAGAGCCACCTCAACCACGAGTACGACCTGATCATCGGCGGCCGCCGCCTCAAGACCAAAGAGAAAATCGTCTCCACAAATCCCGCCCGCCCCTCTCAGGTGATCGGCATCCACCAGCGCGCCGAGGCGGAGCACGCCGAAGAAGCCATCCAAGCCGCCCAAGCTGCATTCGCCACTTGGAGCCGCACCCCCCTCGCCGAGCGAGCAGCCCTTCTCTTCCGCGCCGCCGACCTGATCCGCGAACGCAAGTTCGAGTTCTGCGCGTGGCTCACCCTTGAGGTCGGCAAAAATTGGGCCGAGGCCGACGCCGACGTAGGCGAGACCATCGACTTCCTCGAGTTCTACGGCCGCGAAGCCCTGCGCCTCGACCAAGCCACCACGCCCATCCAATTCCCCGGCGAGCGCAACCAGCTCCGCTACATTCCCCTCGGCATCGGCGCAGTCATTCCGCCCTGGAACTTCCCCTTCGCAATCATGGCCGGCATGACCGCCGCGTCGATTGTCTGTGGCAACACCGTCATCCTCAAGCCTTCCGTCGATGCTCCCACCATCGCTGCCCGCTTCATGAGCCTCCTCGAAGAAGTCGGTCTGCCCGATGGCGTCGTGAACCTCTGCGTCGGCGAAGGTCCCGGCTTCGGCAGCGAAGTCGTAGCCCATCCGCAAACCCGCTTCATCGCCTTCACCGGTTCCAAAGCCGTCGGCCTCGAAATCCACGAGCGCGCCGCAAAGACGCAGCCCGGACAGGTTTTCATCAAGCGCACCATCCTCGAGATGGGCGGCAAGGACTCCATCATCGTCGACGGCGACTGCGACGTGGACGCAGCCATCGAAGGCGTCGTCGCCAGCGCATTCGGCTTCAATGGACAGAAGTGCTCCGCCTGCTCCCGCGCCATCGTGGATGCGGCCATCTACGACATCTTCTGCGACCGTCTGCAGGCGCGCGTAGCCACCATCAAAACCGGAGATCCTGCGGAGAACGTCTACACCGGCCCCGTCATCAGCGAGCGTTCCTACAAAAAAGTCCTGGGCTACATCGAGATCGGCAAGAGCGAAGGCCGTCTTCTCAACGGTGGCCATGCCATCGAGACCCCTGATGGCGGCTACTACATCGCCCCAACCGTCATCGCCGACGTCGCCCCCACCGCCCGCATCGCGCAGGAGGAGATCTTCGGCCCCGTCCTCGCAGTCATCAAGTCCACCAGCTTCGACGAAGCGCTCGCCATCGCCAACAACACCGAGTACGGCCTCACCGGAGCCATCTACTCCAGCTCTCGCGAGAAGCTCGACCGCGCCCGTGAGGAGTTCCACGTCGGCAACCTCTACCTCAACCGCAAGTGCACGGGAGCCATGGTCGGCGCGCATCCCTTCGGAGGCTTCAACATGAGCGGTACCGACTCCAAGGCCGGCGGCCCCGACTACCTGCTCCTCTTCACGCAAGCCAAGAGCATCGCAGAAAAAGTCGGCATGGCCAGCCCGGCGCAAGAAAAACAATCGGACCTCATGGGCATGTAA
- a CDS encoding response regulator transcription factor, with protein MLITKALAANAKVVRIADIVVEAPLSADEGIGGANDPAAGDKIAMNRLILADNQAIFRAGAARVLALEDDMRIVAQCEDLTKLSSSVEGFRGAIVLVASSLRPDLSRLVAQARGLGSKVILITENTEHVPDEIGTQLDGVVCRSVAGTDLVDSVRRVARGQRFVQRVNVTTMQATDSVGTRVRDRLTPKEMQIVALIAQGCKNKEIALQLGTKEQVIKNYLRGIYDKTGVSDRLELALFTIHHRVLAEAAAKAGNLIQMKTA; from the coding sequence GTGTTGATTACTAAGGCTCTGGCGGCCAATGCCAAGGTTGTCCGAATTGCAGACATTGTTGTTGAGGCGCCGCTATCCGCCGATGAGGGGATTGGCGGGGCAAACGATCCCGCGGCAGGAGATAAGATAGCTATGAATCGACTCATTCTCGCGGATAACCAGGCGATCTTCCGGGCTGGTGCGGCACGTGTTCTGGCATTGGAGGACGATATGCGTATCGTCGCTCAGTGCGAAGATTTGACGAAGCTTTCATCCTCTGTCGAGGGATTTCGAGGCGCGATTGTTCTGGTTGCCTCCAGTTTGCGTCCCGATTTGTCGAGGCTGGTAGCGCAGGCGCGTGGGCTTGGGAGCAAGGTCATTCTGATTACTGAGAACACCGAGCACGTTCCGGACGAGATTGGGACGCAGCTTGATGGCGTGGTTTGCAGGAGTGTCGCCGGGACGGATCTTGTGGATTCGGTACGTCGTGTCGCGCGTGGGCAGCGGTTTGTGCAGCGCGTGAATGTGACGACTATGCAGGCTACCGATAGCGTAGGAACGCGGGTACGTGACAGGCTGACGCCTAAGGAGATGCAGATTGTCGCGTTGATCGCTCAGGGGTGCAAGAACAAGGAGATCGCGCTGCAGCTCGGCACCAAGGAGCAGGTCATCAAGAATTATCTGCGGGGAATTTACGACAAGACAGGTGTCTCAGACCGGCTGGAACTGGCGCTGTTTACGATTCACCACCGTGTGCTGGCAGAGGCCGCGGCGAAGGCAGGGAATTTGATTCAGATGAAGACGGCATAG
- a CDS encoding response regulator, with protein sequence MPKPILLAIDDDISVLEAVVQDLRRNYGQDYRIVRAASGAAALDICRQLKERNDIVALFLSDQRMPGMTGVDFLQHALTIYPDAKRVLLTAYADTEAAIRAINSAKIHYYLNKPWDPPEEKLYPVLDDLLEAWKQGYKPPFEGIRVIGVRWSPMDHEIRDFLSRNRIPYQSLNPEQNPDALALLKEKGIDDAKLPVVLFGDGTALVQPSITELANKVGIPTQAQQKFYDVVVIGAGPAGLAAGVYGASEGLRTLIVEPNAPGGQAGSSSKIENYLGFPSGLSGDELAKRAFLQASRLGAEFLLQRVTCIRSENQYQIVQMKDGSEITCHVCLLATGVAYCMLDVPGADKFSGAGVYYGAALTEAMACANETVYIVGGANSAGQAAMHFARYAAKVHMLIRGDSLEKSMSKYLIDQIGATPNIVVETCTEVTAMNGNSHLETLTLKTPTGQEERSTSSLFIFIGAAPKTDWLPKELVCDSKGFVLAGPDLKAKAPGAWKLDRDPYLLETSVPGIFVAGDVRYNSVKRCASAVGEGSIAIQFVHQYLATL encoded by the coding sequence ATGCCGAAGCCAATTCTCCTAGCAATCGACGACGACATCAGCGTACTGGAAGCCGTAGTCCAGGACCTGCGCCGTAACTACGGTCAGGACTACCGAATCGTCCGTGCCGCCTCCGGGGCCGCCGCTTTGGATATCTGCCGCCAACTCAAGGAACGCAACGACATCGTTGCCCTCTTCCTATCGGACCAGCGCATGCCCGGCATGACCGGCGTCGATTTTCTCCAGCATGCCCTGACGATCTATCCCGACGCCAAGCGAGTCCTTCTGACCGCTTACGCCGACACCGAAGCGGCCATCCGCGCCATCAACTCCGCCAAAATTCACTACTACCTCAACAAGCCCTGGGACCCGCCCGAAGAAAAGCTCTACCCCGTCCTCGATGACCTCCTCGAAGCTTGGAAGCAGGGTTACAAGCCCCCCTTCGAAGGCATCCGCGTCATCGGCGTCCGCTGGTCCCCGATGGACCACGAAATCCGCGACTTCCTCTCGCGAAACCGCATTCCCTACCAGTCTCTGAACCCGGAGCAGAATCCCGACGCACTCGCGCTTTTGAAAGAAAAGGGCATCGATGACGCCAAACTCCCGGTCGTCCTCTTCGGTGACGGCACCGCTCTCGTGCAGCCGAGCATCACCGAGCTGGCGAATAAGGTAGGTATACCCACCCAGGCTCAGCAGAAGTTCTACGACGTCGTTGTGATCGGAGCCGGTCCTGCAGGTCTGGCTGCAGGCGTCTACGGAGCCTCGGAAGGCCTTCGCACCCTCATCGTCGAACCCAACGCTCCCGGAGGCCAGGCAGGCTCCAGCTCCAAGATCGAAAATTATCTCGGCTTCCCCTCCGGCCTCAGCGGCGACGAGCTCGCCAAGCGCGCCTTCCTCCAGGCAAGCCGCCTCGGTGCAGAGTTCCTCCTTCAGCGCGTAACCTGCATCCGCTCTGAGAACCAGTACCAGATCGTCCAGATGAAGGACGGCAGCGAGATTACCTGTCACGTGTGCCTTCTCGCTACTGGCGTCGCCTACTGCATGCTCGACGTTCCCGGAGCCGACAAGTTCAGCGGAGCCGGCGTCTACTACGGCGCGGCACTCACCGAAGCCATGGCCTGCGCCAACGAAACCGTCTACATCGTCGGAGGCGCCAACTCCGCAGGGCAGGCAGCCATGCACTTCGCTCGCTATGCAGCCAAGGTCCATATGCTCATACGCGGCGACTCCCTCGAAAAGAGCATGTCGAAGTACCTGATCGACCAGATCGGCGCCACCCCCAATATCGTCGTCGAGACCTGCACTGAGGTCACTGCGATGAACGGCAACAGCCACCTTGAGACGTTGACGCTGAAGACCCCGACCGGCCAGGAGGAGCGTTCAACCTCCTCCCTGTTCATCTTCATCGGTGCCGCACCCAAGACCGACTGGCTCCCCAAGGAACTCGTCTGCGACAGCAAGGGCTTCGTGCTCGCCGGCCCCGATCTCAAAGCCAAGGCCCCCGGGGCATGGAAGCTCGACCGCGACCCCTATCTCCTCGAAACCAGCGTCCCCGGTATCTTTGTGGCCGGCGACGTCCGCTATAACTCCGTCAAACGATGCGCCTCCGCGGTAGGCGAGGGCTCCATCGCAATCCAATTCGTGCACCAATATCTTGCAACACTCTGA
- a CDS encoding sensor histidine kinase — protein sequence MSDQSQAVQNERTEKMSEAMIEKLRTVPILSSLKEDELLCLDEVQEIHIHPGDIIARQGEAAHFFWILLEGELRLVQKLADGNEATLANIPAGSAFGEVPLLANIPNIANLQAVAPSHLLQFGEEQFWHLMTSCPDVRKAILGNMANRFLKLQGATVQQEKMASLGTLAAGLMHELNNPGAAARRAASQLRENLMRMHELSAKFSKTAMTAEQKECMFDLQERALSSKPQAVMNSLEQSDAEEALAEWMEAANLPNAWKMAPTLVSAGLNSTQLECARTQFPGETFSDALSWLDALVSSMQLVGTIEESIGRVSDLVMAVKSYAYEGKGKLQSVDINNSIHATLVILGHKLREKEVTLEKDLTPDLPLLHSECSGLNQIWTNLLDNAIDAIPQRGRISIRTWAEKTLSAGKDQTYLCIRISDNGSGIPLESQTQIFDTFYTTKPVGVGTGLGLGIVHRIVEQYGGTIHFTSMPGDTEFVVRLPANT from the coding sequence ATGAGCGACCAATCCCAGGCAGTCCAGAATGAACGCACCGAGAAGATGAGCGAGGCCATGATCGAGAAGCTTCGCACGGTCCCCATCCTGTCCTCGCTCAAAGAGGATGAGCTTCTCTGTCTGGATGAAGTCCAGGAGATCCACATCCACCCCGGCGACATCATCGCGCGCCAGGGAGAGGCCGCTCACTTCTTCTGGATCCTCCTCGAAGGCGAGCTCCGTCTCGTCCAGAAACTCGCCGACGGCAACGAAGCCACGTTGGCCAACATCCCAGCCGGCAGCGCCTTCGGCGAAGTTCCTCTGCTCGCCAACATCCCCAACATCGCCAATCTGCAGGCAGTCGCGCCAAGCCACCTGCTGCAATTCGGCGAAGAGCAGTTCTGGCACCTTATGACCAGTTGCCCCGACGTCCGCAAAGCCATCCTCGGCAACATGGCCAATCGCTTCCTCAAACTTCAGGGCGCGACCGTCCAGCAGGAAAAAATGGCCTCCCTCGGCACCCTCGCTGCGGGCTTGATGCACGAACTCAACAACCCCGGCGCCGCCGCTCGTCGGGCCGCCTCCCAGCTCCGCGAAAATCTCATGCGCATGCACGAGCTCTCCGCCAAATTCAGCAAAACCGCCATGACCGCCGAGCAGAAAGAGTGCATGTTCGACCTGCAGGAGCGAGCGCTCTCCTCGAAGCCGCAAGCCGTCATGAACTCACTCGAACAGAGCGACGCCGAAGAAGCCCTCGCCGAATGGATGGAAGCCGCCAATCTCCCCAACGCCTGGAAGATGGCCCCCACACTAGTCTCTGCCGGCCTCAACTCCACGCAACTCGAGTGCGCCCGCACCCAATTCCCCGGCGAAACCTTCTCCGACGCTCTAAGCTGGCTCGATGCCCTCGTATCCAGCATGCAACTCGTCGGCACCATCGAAGAGAGCATCGGTCGAGTCTCCGACCTCGTAATGGCAGTCAAATCCTACGCCTACGAGGGCAAGGGCAAGCTTCAAAGTGTCGACATCAACAACAGCATCCACGCCACGCTCGTTATCCTCGGCCACAAACTCCGCGAAAAAGAAGTCACCCTAGAAAAAGACCTCACCCCCGACCTTCCCCTCCTCCACTCCGAATGCTCCGGCCTAAATCAGATCTGGACCAATCTCCTCGACAACGCAATAGACGCTATCCCGCAGCGCGGACGAATCAGCATTCGCACGTGGGCCGAGAAAACGCTCTCTGCCGGTAAAGATCAAACCTACCTCTGCATCCGCATCAGCGACAACGGCAGCGGCATCCCATTGGAAAGCCAAACTCAGATCTTCGACACTTTCTACACCACCAAACCCGTCGGCGTAGGCACCGGCCTCGGCCTCGGCATCGTGCATCGCATCGTCGAGCAGTACGGCGGCACCATCCACTTCACCTCCATGCCCGGTGACACCGAGTTCGTCGTCCGTCTTCCCGCCAACACCTAA
- a CDS encoding polysaccharide deacetylase family protein, which produces MTKQVFFDPQRKRWKRLRLMQNVLVLLGLILGTIFIVGLMRMKPLPELTLDKQKRNYRTLTTPVLLKAGQKLHRSAHRKTDLKPSDVPLNSGEGLRAAYYVEWDAASYSSLKQHIKQIDLLFPEWLHVVTPDGSLTSYTIDNRSYPVVDSSGSHPVDIENKVARTIALNQSNTEVFPLVNNYDPVKSVFMPSVGDFLKSDSARANFVKQIDTFLAANPTYRGLSLDFEEIPTAAQPGYKALIAALYNDFHPRNLRLYINTPVGDDDWDLAYMAAHSDGLLLMNYDEHQTDSGPGPIASQAWFIDNLKNVLKTVPKEKIICSIGSYGYDWTLAIPPSVKKGHKSPPEKVLNTQNMSTQEAWQAAYDSDSKVDLDDDSLNAHFAYDDEDAHVRHQVWFLDAVTVLNQMRAARALGIQTYALWRLGSEDNSLWNIWDSPLHSDPVKALATVEPGYDVDTEGEGDILRITRKPQAGQRTVTMDDDGAAPAEYRTITEEWMDSYPLSYTVTQYGYHPKQVALSFDDGPDPDWTPRILDILKKYNVKGTFFMIGEEAEKYVGVMQRVYREGHEIGNHTFTHPDISDISNAQADLQLNLTERLFASKLGVQPLYFRPPYSIDQEPDTNDQAAPVDRIQGLGYITIGNKIDTNDWDENPRKSPKEITDSVFAQIADMDKRPWTRGSIILLHDGGGDRSATIAALPELIRALRAHGYEIVPVSQLMGKTRAEVMPPLTPQQRWQARADSIAFFLFGFFNNFVVGVFFVGDILMSARLIIIGVCAVIDRVRKRKNYATPEYAPRVAVLIPAYNEEKVIVRTIRSVMMSTYKNIRIIVIDDGSKDNTYEIARDAYPTDIASGRLTVLTKPNAGKAEALNYALERFDEEIYVGIDADTVIAHDAIARLVPHFANPKIGAVAGNAKVGNRVNLWTRWQALEYITSQNFERRALDLFDVVTVVPGAIGAWRTSAVKVGAGYHPDTVAEDADLTMNLLEQGYSVIYEDQALAFTEAPVNADGLMRQRFRWSFGILQAIFKHRGAFSKHRAMGFFALPNILIFQILLPLVSPLIDLMFVAGVAHYFIDKHFHPEAASVESFHKLLTFFLAFLLIDFAASALAFALERKHPASKGDAWLLVHIWIQRFTYRQVFSVVLFKTVKRAIDGKPFNWDKLERTAKMSKATEQLTQS; this is translated from the coding sequence ATGACCAAACAAGTCTTCTTCGATCCCCAACGCAAGCGCTGGAAACGGCTGCGTCTGATGCAGAACGTTCTCGTGCTCCTCGGCCTTATTCTAGGAACCATCTTCATCGTTGGCTTGATGCGCATGAAGCCGCTGCCAGAGTTGACGCTCGACAAGCAGAAGAGGAACTATCGCACGCTGACCACTCCGGTGCTGCTCAAAGCCGGTCAGAAGCTTCACCGTTCGGCCCACCGCAAGACCGACCTCAAGCCCTCCGACGTCCCCCTGAACTCCGGTGAAGGCCTCCGCGCCGCCTACTACGTCGAGTGGGATGCCGCCAGTTACTCCTCACTCAAGCAGCACATCAAGCAGATCGACCTCCTCTTCCCTGAGTGGCTGCACGTCGTCACACCCGACGGCTCCCTGACCTCCTACACCATCGACAACCGATCCTACCCAGTCGTCGACTCCTCCGGCTCCCATCCCGTCGACATCGAAAACAAGGTTGCGCGCACCATCGCCCTCAACCAGAGCAACACCGAAGTCTTCCCCCTCGTCAACAATTACGATCCGGTCAAAAGTGTCTTCATGCCCTCGGTCGGAGACTTCCTCAAAAGCGACTCCGCACGAGCGAACTTCGTAAAGCAGATCGACACATTCCTCGCCGCAAACCCAACCTATCGCGGCCTGTCTCTCGACTTCGAGGAGATTCCAACCGCTGCCCAGCCCGGCTACAAAGCCCTGATCGCAGCGCTCTATAACGACTTTCACCCCCGCAATCTGCGCCTCTACATCAACACGCCCGTAGGCGATGACGACTGGGACCTTGCGTATATGGCAGCCCACTCCGACGGCCTGCTGCTGATGAACTACGACGAGCACCAGACCGATAGCGGCCCCGGCCCCATCGCCTCACAAGCCTGGTTCATCGACAATCTAAAGAACGTTCTGAAGACGGTCCCGAAAGAGAAGATCATCTGCTCCATCGGCAGCTACGGTTACGACTGGACACTTGCGATCCCACCCTCTGTGAAGAAGGGGCACAAGTCTCCTCCTGAAAAGGTGCTCAACACGCAGAACATGTCGACCCAGGAGGCCTGGCAGGCTGCGTATGACTCCGACTCAAAGGTTGACCTTGACGACGACTCCCTCAATGCCCACTTCGCGTACGACGATGAAGATGCCCACGTGCGTCACCAGGTGTGGTTCCTTGACGCAGTAACCGTACTCAATCAAATGAGAGCGGCACGCGCTCTTGGCATCCAAACCTACGCTCTCTGGCGCCTGGGATCGGAAGACAACTCCCTCTGGAACATCTGGGACTCGCCTCTTCATTCAGACCCTGTGAAAGCACTCGCTACAGTAGAGCCGGGATACGACGTCGATACGGAGGGCGAGGGTGACATCCTCCGGATCACGCGTAAACCTCAGGCCGGCCAGCGCACCGTAACCATGGATGACGACGGCGCGGCGCCCGCAGAGTACCGCACTATCACGGAAGAGTGGATGGACTCCTACCCACTCTCGTACACCGTCACGCAGTACGGCTACCACCCGAAGCAGGTCGCGCTGAGCTTCGACGACGGTCCCGATCCGGACTGGACACCGCGCATCCTCGACATCCTGAAGAAGTACAACGTCAAGGGCACCTTCTTCATGATCGGCGAAGAAGCCGAGAAGTATGTCGGCGTTATGCAACGGGTCTATCGTGAAGGCCATGAGATCGGGAACCACACCTTCACCCATCCGGACATCAGCGACATCTCTAACGCTCAGGCAGACCTGCAGCTGAATCTCACAGAGCGCCTTTTCGCTTCGAAATTAGGCGTGCAGCCGCTCTACTTCCGGCCGCCCTATTCAATCGATCAAGAGCCCGATACAAACGATCAGGCAGCTCCCGTCGATCGCATCCAGGGCCTCGGCTACATCACCATCGGCAACAAGATCGACACCAACGACTGGGATGAAAATCCACGGAAGTCGCCTAAAGAGATCACCGACAGCGTCTTCGCGCAGATCGCCGACATGGACAAGCGTCCCTGGACCCGCGGCTCCATCATCCTGTTGCACGACGGCGGCGGCGACCGCTCTGCCACAATTGCCGCTCTCCCCGAACTGATTAGGGCTTTGCGCGCGCATGGCTACGAAATCGTCCCCGTATCCCAGTTGATGGGCAAGACCCGCGCCGAAGTCATGCCGCCGCTCACACCACAGCAACGCTGGCAGGCCCGGGCAGATTCCATCGCCTTCTTCCTCTTCGGCTTCTTCAATAACTTCGTCGTCGGAGTCTTCTTCGTCGGCGACATCCTGATGAGCGCCCGATTGATCATCATCGGCGTCTGCGCCGTCATCGATCGCGTGCGTAAGAGAAAGAACTACGCCACGCCCGAGTACGCCCCCAGGGTCGCCGTCCTTATCCCTGCCTACAACGAAGAAAAGGTCATCGTCCGCACCATCCGGTCCGTGATGATGTCCACCTACAAGAACATCCGCATCATCGTTATCGACGACGGCTCCAAAGACAACACTTACGAAATCGCTCGCGATGCCTATCCAACCGATATCGCCTCCGGCCGCCTGACCGTGCTGACCAAGCCGAATGCCGGCAAAGCCGAGGCCCTGAACTACGCACTCGAGCGCTTCGACGAAGAGATCTACGTAGGCATCGATGCCGATACCGTCATTGCCCACGATGCGATCGCACGCCTTGTGCCTCACTTCGCCAACCCGAAGATCGGCGCAGTCGCTGGCAACGCCAAGGTAGGCAACCGAGTCAATCTCTGGACACGCTGGCAAGCACTCGAATACATCACGAGCCAGAACTTCGAACGCCGTGCGCTCGACCTGTTCGACGTCGTAACCGTAGTACCCGGCGCAATCGGTGCGTGGCGTACCTCAGCCGTTAAAGTCGGTGCAGGCTACCACCCCGACACCGTCGCCGAGGACGCCGACTTGACCATGAACCTTCTGGAGCAGGGCTACTCCGTCATCTACGAGGACCAAGCCCTCGCATTTACTGAGGCGCCCGTCAACGCAGACGGCCTGATGCGGCAGCGCTTCCGCTGGTCCTTCGGCATCTTGCAAGCGATCTTCAAGCACCGTGGAGCCTTCAGCAAGCACCGCGCCATGGGCTTCTTTGCCCTGCCGAACATCCTTATCTTCCAGATTCTTCTGCCGCTGGTCTCGCCGCTCATCGATCTGATGTTTGTCGCCGGCGTGGCGCACTACTTCATCGACAAGCACTTCCATCCCGAGGCCGCTTCCGTCGAGAGTTTCCACAAGTTGTTAACCTTCTTCCTGGCCTTCTTGCTGATCGACTTCGCCGCATCCGCGCTGGCCTTCGCGCTAGAACGAAAGCACCCAGCCAGCAAGGGCGACGCATGGCTGCTCGTTCACATCTGGATTCAGCGGTTTACCTACCGGCAAGTTTTCTCTGTCGTGCTGTTCAAGACCGTGAAACGCGCCATCGACGGTAAACCATTCAACTGGGACAAGCTCGAGCGAACAGCAAAGATGTCGAAAGCTACCGAGCAACTCACGCAAAGCTAG